Proteins encoded by one window of Cloeon dipterum chromosome 4, ieCloDipt1.1, whole genome shotgun sequence:
- the LOC135943931 gene encoding nose resistant to fluoxetine protein 6-like yields MLDSSSKLPPDSLLQGSFLFQFGNFDECLSVNGPVNSENKPRFTGKYCRVQLGFSTKDETDEKSKMIFAKMKLAYDKITKGNNYRDFNGFKNILVPQSGLIPNTTIPAQWAVCAPSSCNAEGVKQVADFNLKQFFSVLGLNIDTAVIENSCHYEDDGKQDLDTGSWAFIILILALTVFMAYATICDYIWPEGQDLHVVVQSFSLRTNLRNLFTLPKTVVPGQLACLHGIRVVSTWWIILLHCYMINSFLPHINAYSHMWSMAPIYSGALGVDTFFFMSGLLTVYVILLDQKKGRSFNVFKYILFRYLRITLPLAMVVFYLSTLHRRVGATPTWDLFIEPATQNCADYWWVTLLYFTNFFNTIETTCVSQGWYLMVDMQLAVLAPIVIFPLLKWPKIGLGLIGVLTLGSMAVSFGLTYVYNLQWTMSIVIQNEATGNFFELIYGNPAARAVPYLCGMALAYVLANKITYKLPKWGVVLEWILNSAGCLAIIYTILIIYDRNFVYDNLDAAFYSALHRLGWASGLSWVVWACVNGYGGPVNSILSWKYFIPLSKLSFCAYLVHMDLMNYHVALMRTNTYFSNFEIIFEFFGNLIMMIPLTLWLYLAVDAPCQSIIRAAFGKTNRFVAPTVKGDQNNNKKEEKVEKVKEDNDEAEPTGEKKAEELQEIVHKDSDEAGPTEENKAEELQEIDREDNDETEAIEEKNEEELQDIMHGDSDEASPTEEEKAEELKEIDREDNDETDIIDEENDEELHEIKSH; encoded by the exons A TGCTGGACTCGTCATCGAAGTTGCCACCTGACAGTCTCCTTCAAGGTTCCTTCCTGTTTCAGTTTGGCAACTTTGATGAGTGTTTATCTGTAAATGGGCCTGTAAACAGCGAAAATAAACCCAGGTTTACCGGAAAATATTGTCGAGTGCAACTTGGGTTTTCTACCAAAGATGAGACTGACGAAAagtctaaaatgattttcgCCAAAATGAAACTCGCGTACGATAAAATTACCAAAGGCAATAACTACAGGGACTTCAATGGATTCAAAAACATCCTAGTTCCACAA AGCGGATTGATTCCCAACACAACGATTCCGGCACAGTGGGCCGTTTGCGCTCCGTCGTCCTGCAATGCCGAAGGTGTCAAACAAGTAGCAGATTTCAACCTGAAGCAGTTTTTTTCAGTTCTCGGTCTGAATATTGATACAGCTGTAATTGAAAACTCTTGCCATTATGAGGATGATGGTAAACAAGATTTAGATACAGGATCCTGGGCGTTCAT tatcCTCATTCTTGCCTTGACTGTATTTATGGCATATGCGACAATTTGCGACTACATTTGGCCTGAAGGACAAg ATTTACACGTAGTCGTGCAATCTTTTTCTTTGAGAACCAATTTGCGCAACTTGTTCACGCTGCCAAAAACTGTTGTTCCTGGACAACTGGCTTGCCTGCATGGAATAAGGGTTGTCAGTACGTGGTGGATTATTCTTCTTCATTGCTACATGATCAATTCCTTCCTCCCACACATCAACGCT taTTCGCATATGTGGTCGATGGCCCCAATTTACAGTGGAGCGTTGGGTGTGGACACGTTTTTCTTCATGAGTGGTTTGCTAACCGTTTACGTTATTTTGTTGGATCAGAAGAAAGGTCGCTCatttaatgttttcaaataCATTTTGTTCAGATATCTgag AATCACTCTTCCGCTGGCGATGGTAGTGTTCTACCTGTCAACCTTGCACAGGCGAGTGGGAGCGACTCCCACGTGGGACTTGTTCATTGAACCAGCGACCCAAAATTGCGCAGATTATTGGTGGGTTACGCTTCTTTATTtcaccaattttttcaacacgATTGAGACTACG tGCGTCAGCCAAGGTTGGTATTTGATGGTAGACATGCAGCTGGCCGTGCTGGCGCCAATTGTTATTTTCCCATTACTAAAATGGCCAAAAATTGGTCTTGGACTGATTGGAGTGCTCACTTTGGGCTCCATGGCCGTGTCGTTTGGGCTCACATATGTCTATAACTTGCAGTGGACTATGTCAATAGTAATACa AAATGAAGCTactggaaatttttttgaacTCATCTATGGTAACCCTGCAGCCCGAGCAGTACCTTATTTGTGTGGAATGGCATTGGCTTACGTACTCGCGAATAAAATTACGTACAAGTTGCCGAAATGGGGCGTGGTGCTCGAGTGGATTCTCAACTCGGCAGGATGCTTGGCCATCATCTATACCATCCTCATCATTTACGACAGAAATTTCGTCTATGACAATCTTgacgctgctttttattctgCGCTTCATCGACTTGGTTGGGCAAGTGGGTTAAGCTGGGTGGTTTGGGCATGTGTCAATGGATACGGGg gtCCCGTTAACTCCATTCTTTCGTGGAAATATTTCATACCTCTAAGCAAACTCAGTTTTTGTGCTTATTTGGTGCATATGGACCTGATGAATTACCACGTGGCACTGATGAGGACCAATACTTACTTCTCCAACTTTGagata atattcgaatttttcggaaatttaataatgatgaTCCCTCTAACTCTTTGGCTTTACCTGGCCGTGGACGCTCCTTGCCAGTCGATTATTAGGGCTGCATTTGGAAAAA CAAATCGATTCGTCGCACCCACCGTGAAAGGTGaccaaaacaacaacaaaaaagaagaaaaagttgaaaaggtTAAAGAGGACAATGATGAAGCAGAGCCAACCGGAGAAAAGAAAGCCGAAGAATTACAAGAAATCGTGCACAAAGACAGTGATGAAGCAGGTCCAACTGAAGAAAATAAAGCAGAAGAATTACAAGAGATTGATCGAGAGGACAATGATGAAACAGAGGCaatcgaagaaaaaaatgaagaagaatTACAGGATATCATGCACGGGGACAGTGATGAAGCAAGTCCAACTGAAGAAGAGAAAGCAGaagaattgaaagaaattgatCGAGAGGACAATGATGAAACAGACATAATCGATGAAGAAAATGACGAAGAATTACACGAAATTAAAAGCCATTAA